Proteins from a genomic interval of Caulobacter sp. SL161:
- a CDS encoding DUF3995 domain-containing protein encodes MLLALLLTGVFLLLAGVHLYWAFGGRWPGHDEASLVEHVVGRTRDMKAPSPLACVAVALALMAGGGLVLASVWPPAPLEPWLDAGRWALFAVFAARGVATYVPRIFRYAEGTPFWRLNRRAYGPLCLAIALGICAIQM; translated from the coding sequence GTGCTGCTGGCCCTGCTGCTGACCGGGGTCTTCTTGCTGCTCGCGGGCGTCCATCTTTACTGGGCGTTCGGCGGCCGGTGGCCCGGCCATGACGAGGCCTCGCTGGTCGAGCATGTGGTGGGCCGCACGCGCGACATGAAGGCGCCGAGCCCGCTGGCCTGCGTCGCCGTGGCCCTGGCGCTGATGGCGGGCGGCGGGCTGGTCCTGGCTTCGGTCTGGCCGCCTGCGCCTCTGGAGCCTTGGCTGGACGCCGGCCGCTGGGCGCTGTTCGCCGTCTTCGCCGCCCGGGGTGTGGCCACCTATGTTCCGCGGATCTTTCGCTATGCCGAGGGCACGCCGTTCTGGCGGCTGAACCGGCGGGCCTATGGTCCCCTCTGCCTTGCGATCGCTCTGGGGATTTGCGCGATCCAGATGTAG
- a CDS encoding lysoplasmalogenase: MQAMSAAARWTLIASVIAGVSYAASWSLPLPPGVETAWKGAGVGLLAIHAALRARSADGWLLAAIMALGTGGDVLLETHGLTVGAISFLLGHVVASGLYLRHRKAWTLAPLALIPVVVGVSFLLPSDRAAAPGIALYSLFLAVMAATALMSRFPFKTVGLGALMFVVSDLLIFGRLGPLPDNLATGLGVWGLYYFGQLLICVGAAEALSLKSTDLPGEGRGPDSAATA, encoded by the coding sequence ATGCAAGCAATGAGCGCGGCCGCGCGGTGGACACTGATCGCCTCGGTGATCGCCGGGGTCAGCTATGCAGCCAGTTGGAGCCTGCCCCTGCCGCCCGGCGTCGAGACGGCGTGGAAAGGCGCGGGCGTCGGTCTGCTCGCGATCCATGCGGCGCTGCGGGCGCGATCGGCGGATGGCTGGCTGCTGGCGGCCATCATGGCGCTGGGGACCGGCGGCGACGTGTTGCTGGAGACTCACGGCCTCACGGTTGGGGCGATTTCGTTCCTGCTGGGACACGTGGTAGCCAGCGGCCTTTATCTTCGCCACCGCAAGGCGTGGACGCTGGCGCCCCTGGCGCTGATCCCGGTCGTCGTAGGCGTATCGTTCCTGCTGCCCAGCGACCGCGCAGCGGCGCCGGGGATCGCCCTCTACAGCCTGTTCCTGGCGGTGATGGCCGCCACGGCGCTGATGAGCCGGTTCCCGTTCAAGACCGTCGGCCTGGGCGCGCTGATGTTCGTGGTCTCGGACCTGCTGATCTTCGGCCGCCTGGGTCCCCTGCCCGACAACCTGGCCACCGGCCTGGGCGTCTGGGGGCTTTATTACTTTGGGCAGCTGTTGATCTGCGTGGGGGCGGCGGAGGCCTTGTCTCTCAAGTCCACCGACCTCCCCGGCGAAGGCCGGGGCCCAGATTCAGCCGCGACCGCTTGA
- a CDS encoding acetolactate synthase large subunit, giving the protein MNGADALITTLADNGVIACFANPGTSEMQFVSALDREPRMRSVLCLFEGVATGAADGYGRMAGKPACTLLHLGPGYANGAANLHNARRAFTPVVNVIGDHATYHRDFDAPLNSDIAALAAPNSLWVKSAETADSVGPLAAEAIVAAYGTPGGNACLVLPADAAWNEATVKGPVVTPPAFAAPDASAVDAVAKALGGATKPVLLLGSGACGEAALAAAGRLSAHGVRVLTDTFTARQARGEGRFRPDKLPYFGELALKDLDGVDLMVLVATQTPVAFFAYPDRPSVLVPEGCSVETLCGREVDAAAALNALADALGAPAAGSVETYAAPDAPAGRLDAWAIGAAIARHMPTNTIISDDAVTAGLPIFTQTKAARAHDWLSLTGGAIGQGIPLAIGAAVACPDRKVLALTGDGAGMYTVQGLWTVVREKLDVTVVVFANHAYRILGIELGRTGAGNPGPAAAKLLDLGDPRIDWVKLAEGLGMAAERVATAEAFDEAFARAMATPGPRLIEAAM; this is encoded by the coding sequence ATGAACGGCGCGGACGCCCTGATCACCACCCTGGCCGACAACGGCGTGATCGCCTGTTTCGCCAATCCCGGCACCAGCGAGATGCAGTTCGTCTCAGCCCTGGACCGCGAGCCGCGCATGCGCAGCGTGCTCTGCCTGTTCGAGGGCGTGGCGACCGGCGCCGCCGACGGCTATGGCCGGATGGCCGGCAAGCCCGCCTGCACCCTGCTGCATCTGGGGCCCGGCTACGCCAACGGCGCGGCCAACCTGCACAACGCCCGCCGCGCCTTCACGCCGGTGGTCAATGTGATCGGCGACCACGCCACCTATCACCGCGACTTCGATGCGCCCCTGAACAGCGACATCGCCGCCCTGGCCGCGCCCAATTCGCTGTGGGTCAAGTCGGCTGAGACCGCCGACAGCGTCGGGCCGCTGGCCGCCGAGGCGATCGTCGCCGCCTACGGGACGCCGGGCGGCAACGCCTGTCTCGTCCTGCCCGCCGATGCGGCCTGGAACGAAGCGACCGTGAAGGGGCCGGTGGTGACGCCGCCCGCCTTCGCCGCGCCGGACGCCTCAGCCGTCGACGCAGTCGCCAAGGCGCTGGGCGGCGCGACCAAGCCCGTGCTGCTGCTGGGCTCGGGCGCGTGCGGCGAGGCGGCGCTGGCGGCGGCCGGACGGCTGTCAGCCCACGGCGTGCGCGTGCTGACCGACACCTTCACCGCCCGCCAGGCGCGGGGCGAGGGCCGTTTCCGTCCCGACAAGCTGCCCTATTTCGGCGAGCTGGCCCTGAAGGACCTCGACGGCGTCGACCTGATGGTGCTGGTCGCCACCCAAACGCCGGTCGCGTTCTTCGCCTATCCCGACCGCCCCAGCGTGCTGGTGCCTGAGGGCTGCTCGGTCGAGACCCTGTGCGGTCGCGAGGTCGATGCGGCCGCCGCGCTGAACGCCCTGGCCGACGCGCTAGGCGCGCCCGCCGCCGGCTCCGTCGAGACCTACGCCGCCCCGGACGCGCCGGCCGGACGTCTGGACGCCTGGGCCATCGGCGCGGCGATCGCGCGGCACATGCCCACGAACACGATCATCTCGGATGACGCGGTGACGGCGGGCCTGCCGATCTTCACCCAGACCAAGGCCGCCCGGGCGCACGACTGGCTGTCTTTGACCGGCGGCGCGATCGGCCAGGGCATCCCGCTGGCGATCGGCGCGGCGGTGGCCTGTCCGGACCGCAAGGTCCTGGCCCTGACCGGCGACGGCGCGGGCATGTACACGGTCCAGGGCCTCTGGACGGTGGTCCGCGAAAAGCTGGACGTGACCGTGGTGGTCTTCGCCAACCACGCCTACCGCATCCTCGGCATTGAGCTGGGCCGCACGGGCGCCGGCAATCCGGGTCCCGCCGCCGCAAAGCTGCTGGATCTGGGCGATCCGCGCATCGATTGGGTGAAGCTGGCCGAAGGCCTGGGCATGGCCGCCGAGCGGGTCGCCACCGCCGAGGCCTTCGACGAGGCCTTCGCTCGCGCCATGGCCACGCCGGGTCCGCGCCTGATCGAAGCGGCGATGTAG
- a CDS encoding SDR family NAD(P)-dependent oxidoreductase, protein MSGRITSAFGAKSTAREVVAGHDLSGRVAIVTGAATGIGVETARALALAGAEVIIAARKPELGEEVANAINEEAGSKRVSFGMLDLSSLEAIRHFANVWGDRRIDILINNAAVMASPLMRTTDGFEMQFGTNHLGHFLLSVLLAPNLIAGAKASGKPSRLVSLSSIGHRRSGIHFDDPNYNTRPYEKWEAYGQAKTANSLFAVGFDKRFKDQGVHANAVMPGGILTPLQRHLPIEEQRALGWLDENDQPREGFKTTEQGAATSVWAAVGAELEGVGGLYLEDCNQALPWSKENPWTGVMPHALDPEAADRLWDLSVDIVGAGA, encoded by the coding sequence ATGAGCGGACGGATCACATCGGCCTTTGGGGCTAAATCGACGGCGCGCGAGGTTGTCGCCGGGCATGACCTTTCCGGCCGCGTGGCCATCGTCACCGGCGCGGCCACCGGCATCGGGGTGGAGACCGCTCGCGCGCTGGCCCTGGCGGGCGCCGAAGTGATCATCGCCGCCCGCAAGCCGGAGCTCGGCGAAGAGGTCGCCAACGCCATCAACGAAGAGGCCGGCTCCAAGCGGGTCAGCTTCGGCATGCTGGATCTGTCCAGCCTGGAGGCCATCCGCCACTTCGCGAACGTCTGGGGCGACCGGCGGATCGACATCCTGATCAACAACGCCGCCGTCATGGCCAGTCCGCTGATGCGCACCACCGACGGCTTCGAGATGCAGTTCGGCACCAATCACCTGGGCCATTTCCTGCTGTCGGTGCTGCTGGCCCCGAACCTGATCGCCGGCGCGAAAGCCAGCGGCAAACCCTCGCGGCTGGTGTCGCTTTCGTCGATCGGCCACCGGCGCTCGGGGATCCATTTCGACGATCCCAACTACAACACCCGCCCCTACGAAAAGTGGGAGGCCTATGGTCAGGCCAAGACCGCAAACAGCCTGTTCGCCGTCGGCTTCGACAAGCGCTTCAAGGACCAGGGCGTCCACGCCAACGCCGTCATGCCGGGCGGCATCCTGACGCCGCTGCAGCGCCACCTGCCGATCGAAGAGCAGCGCGCCCTGGGCTGGCTGGACGAGAACGACCAGCCGCGCGAAGGCTTCAAGACGACCGAGCAGGGCGCGGCCACCAGCGTCTGGGCCGCCGTCGGCGCCGAGCTGGAAGGCGTCGGCGGGCTCTATCTGGAGGATTGCAACCAGGCGCTACCCTGGAGCAAGGAGAACCCCTGGACCGGCGTCATGCCGCACGCCCTGGACCCCGAGGCCGCCGATCGGCTCTGGGACCTTTCGGTCGACATCGTCGGGGCCGGCGCGTGA
- a CDS encoding MarR family winged helix-turn-helix transcriptional regulator, translating to MSTPPNRRLVFLLNAGHRRVQRWIEGRMAAEGGLTAAQSGVLFFLGERDGALIGEAADALDLAPSAMTGLIDRMARAELVERRADAKDGRAMHLHLTDKGRAARDTAKAGLRGVNAQLTEGFTDEEISVVSRWLASLQTKFPKGDAQ from the coding sequence ATGTCCACGCCGCCCAACCGTCGACTGGTCTTTCTGCTGAACGCCGGCCACCGGCGGGTGCAGCGCTGGATCGAAGGCAGGATGGCGGCCGAAGGCGGGCTGACGGCCGCGCAGTCCGGCGTGCTGTTCTTCCTCGGCGAACGGGACGGCGCCCTGATCGGTGAGGCGGCCGACGCGCTCGATCTGGCCCCTTCGGCCATGACCGGCCTGATCGACCGCATGGCCCGGGCCGAGCTGGTCGAGCGCCGCGCCGACGCCAAGGACGGCCGCGCCATGCACCTGCACCTGACCGACAAGGGCCGCGCCGCCCGCGATACGGCCAAGGCCGGGCTTCGCGGCGTCAACGCTCAACTCACCGAAGGCTTCACGGACGAGGAAATCAGCGTGGTCTCGCGCTGGCTCGCCAGCCTGCAGACCAAGTTCCCCAAGGGAGATGCGCAATGA
- a CDS encoding MBL fold metallo-hydrolase — MRDGFEDDTTESVSEPKKAGRLVYPFETAPEQGSGQAVEVAPGVLWLRMPLGGSLQFINVWAIEDGEGWAVVDTGVQTRETSQAWRAAFTEALGGKPITRVIVTHLHPDHIGLAGWMTRKFDCRLWMTRLEYFQCRMLVADTGREAPEDGVRFFRAAGWDEDAIENYKARFGGFGKAIYALPDSYRRLSDGEDFDIGGRIWRVVTGQGHSPDHACLWCPELKLLISGDQVLPRISSNVSVFPTEPDADPLSDWLRSLAKVKATVPDEVIVLPAHNDPFEGLHTRIDALISGHERGLARLEKKLSERKRVVDTFGALFARPIGPDLLGMATGEALAHLNCLIRRGRVKREVDGEGVAWYAANSSEA; from the coding sequence ATGCGCGACGGGTTCGAAGACGACACGACAGAATCGGTGTCGGAACCGAAGAAGGCCGGACGACTCGTCTATCCCTTCGAGACGGCGCCGGAGCAGGGCTCTGGCCAGGCGGTCGAGGTCGCGCCGGGCGTTCTGTGGCTGCGCATGCCGCTGGGCGGCTCGCTGCAGTTCATCAATGTCTGGGCCATCGAGGATGGCGAGGGCTGGGCGGTGGTCGATACCGGCGTTCAGACCCGCGAGACCAGCCAGGCCTGGCGCGCCGCCTTCACCGAGGCGCTGGGCGGCAAGCCGATCACCCGCGTGATCGTCACCCACCTGCATCCGGACCACATCGGCCTGGCCGGTTGGATGACGCGCAAGTTCGACTGCCGGCTGTGGATGACGCGGCTGGAATACTTCCAGTGCCGCATGCTGGTGGCCGACACCGGCCGCGAGGCGCCGGAAGACGGGGTGCGGTTCTTCCGCGCCGCCGGCTGGGACGAGGACGCCATCGAGAACTACAAGGCCCGCTTCGGCGGCTTCGGCAAGGCGATCTACGCCCTGCCCGACAGCTATCGCCGCCTGAGCGACGGTGAGGACTTCGACATCGGCGGGCGCATCTGGCGCGTCGTGACGGGGCAAGGCCATTCGCCGGACCACGCCTGTCTGTGGTGTCCGGAACTCAAGCTCTTGATTTCCGGTGACCAGGTGCTGCCGCGCATCTCGTCCAACGTCTCGGTGTTCCCGACCGAGCCGGACGCCGACCCGCTGTCGGACTGGCTGCGCTCCCTGGCCAAGGTCAAGGCGACCGTGCCCGACGAGGTGATCGTGCTGCCCGCGCACAACGATCCCTTTGAGGGCCTGCACACGCGGATCGACGCGCTGATCTCCGGCCACGAGCGGGGTCTGGCGCGGCTGGAGAAGAAGCTTTCCGAGCGCAAGCGCGTGGTCGACACCTTCGGCGCGCTGTTCGCGCGTCCCATCGGGCCTGACCTTCTGGGCATGGCGACCGGCGAGGCCCTGGCCCACCTCAACTGCCTGATCCGGCGCGGACGGGTGAAGCGCGAGGTCGATGGCGAAGGGGTGGCCTGGTACGCGGCGAATTCTAGCGAAGCTTAA
- a CDS encoding enoyl-CoA hydratase — protein sequence MTDHVTVQIDAGVMTLTLARPEKKNALSNAMYGVLADSLEAAEKDPAIRVVVFQGDGDSFTAGNDLQDFAAQATGAFSGERHVTRFLKALANATRPLVAAVQGQDVGVGTTMLLHCDLVFVSPDARLTTPFVNLALVPEAASSWLLPARIGHARAYAMFALGEAVDGATAVAWGLANGLAEGDELRARARAAADQLAKRPLGALTVTKRLMRDAEKIAQLMDTEGAEFAARLQTAEAREAFMAFAERRAPDFSKAG from the coding sequence ATGACCGACCATGTGACGGTGCAGATCGACGCCGGCGTGATGACCCTCACCCTGGCGCGCCCGGAAAAGAAGAACGCCCTGTCCAACGCCATGTACGGCGTGCTGGCCGACAGCCTGGAGGCGGCCGAGAAGGATCCGGCCATCCGCGTGGTGGTCTTCCAGGGCGACGGCGACAGCTTCACCGCCGGCAACGACCTGCAGGACTTCGCCGCCCAGGCCACCGGCGCCTTCAGCGGCGAGCGGCACGTGACCCGGTTCCTGAAGGCCCTGGCGAACGCCACCCGGCCGCTGGTCGCGGCCGTGCAGGGCCAGGACGTCGGCGTGGGGACGACCATGCTGCTGCACTGCGACCTGGTGTTCGTCAGCCCCGACGCGCGCCTGACCACCCCGTTCGTCAACCTGGCCCTGGTGCCGGAGGCCGCGTCCAGCTGGCTGCTGCCCGCCCGCATCGGCCACGCCCGCGCCTACGCTATGTTCGCCCTGGGCGAGGCGGTGGACGGGGCCACGGCCGTGGCCTGGGGCCTGGCCAACGGCCTGGCGGAGGGCGATGAGCTGCGGGCGCGCGCCCGGGCCGCCGCAGACCAGCTGGCCAAGCGTCCGCTAGGCGCCCTGACCGTGACCAAGCGCCTGATGCGCGACGCCGAGAAGATCGCCCAGCTGATGGACACCGAGGGCGCGGAGTTCGCCGCGCGCCTGCAGACCGCCGAAGCCCGCGAAGCCTTCATGGCCTTCGCCGAACGCCGGGCGCCCGACTTCAGCAAGGCCGGCTAG